In a single window of the Nicotiana tomentosiformis chromosome 8, ASM39032v3, whole genome shotgun sequence genome:
- the LOC104100465 gene encoding uncharacterized protein has translation MEQLKQQQKYQEDLAEDSGQSQAMAREAIICHNHRQWHEKLSFALLCYRTTMRTSTGVTPYMLVYGIKSVIPIEVEIPSLKIIQEAKLGDAEWIRVRQEQLMLIDETRMDAVCHGQLYQNSIANAFNRKVKLRLFTTGQLVLKKIFPHQEEAKGKFAPNWQGHYVVHRVLSGGALVLA, from the coding sequence ATGGAGCAGTTAAAGCAGCAACAAAAATATCAAGAGGATCTTGcggaagatagtggacaatcacaggcaatggcacgagaagctatcATTTGCCACAATCAcaggcaatggcacgagaagctatcATTTGCCCTACTCTGTTACCGTACTACTATGAGGACATCCACTGGGGTAAcgccatacatgttggtatatggcaTAAAAAGTGTAATACCCATAGAAGTCGAGATACCATCTTTGAAAATTATCCAGGAAGCCAAGCTaggtgatgcagaatggatacgtgTCAGACAAgaacaactcatgctcattgacgaAACGAGAATGGATGCAGTGTGTCACGGTCAACTGTATCAAAATAGTATAGCCAACGCGTTCAACAGAAAAGTGAAACTTCGGTTGTTCACAACGGGGCAACTGGTTTTGAAGAAGATATTTCCCCATCAAGAAGAGGCCAAAGGGAAGTTCGCGCCAAATTGGCAAGGTCATTATGTGGTCCATCGAGTATTGTCGGGAGGAGCACTAGTCCTAGCATAA